The sequence agtgatgtaatactaaatttctccaaatctgttccgatgaaaaaacaaattcatctacatcatggatggctaccatattttcagcaaattttcattattggatgaaaaatttctttaaatgttGTATATAGTCAAGGACGTCCAGACCTCTAATACAGAACaggcaaaattatatattttatgcagaGTGGGTTCAGACAGTTAGCTACTTTACATGCTAGGTAAACTTATATTAGATGATAGTTATCTAATGCTTCTCACAAAAAAATGCATCTAATGGTTTAAAAAAGGGTCACTGACACCAGAGTGTGCACTAGTTGTGGAATGTGGTATGATGAGGTAAAATGAGTCAGGTATTAATCACTGACTATATAACAGACCATTACTTCAACACCAATTATAAAatactgctttttaaaatatcagtCATCTTCAAGGGTCAAATTAATGCATTCCAATGCTGTACACTGGCTAAATAAGCAAGACAATAAATAACTCAACAGAACAGTTGAGGATAATGATACTGTCCACCAGATGGCTCTAATATACTATCTGGCCTAAAatgtagctgtgtgtgtgtgtgtgtgtgtgtgtgtgtgtgtgtgtgtgtgtgtgtgtgtgtgtgtgtgtgtgactcagtgAGGGCTATGTGGGTGTGCAGAAAGCACATAAGTGCTGATAATGTGTGTCCATCAAAATCAAGGTGCAAAATAGATAGCTGGAACGGAAGGTATACATTAGTGTCCCTTTAAGCAACGTTTTCTGGCCTGAACACATGTAGAGCTTTGTTCATCCCTTATAAAACATTACCATGGCAACCCTAGTTCTGCACAAACACCACATTTGCTACAGCTAGAGTTACTACAATGCAACTAAAATAACTTGCCATTATCCACCACTGCCAGAAAGTAGATAAAATCACACAATTATTCTAAAAGCCTCATGTAACAAAGAAGATgctatattcatttattatggtTTTAGAGCAAAATAGCCTGCATTTTAGTGGAAATCGTGGTATGAAAGTGATGCACTAACTGACATGGATTGCATCTGGTACAACAGAGCAGTCTAAAGGGTTAAATGTGCATGATCATTCCCTCATTTAGGGAATTTTGTTCGCCATGATTCAGTTTAGCTGAAAAGATTActgttatttatgcattttttaaaagaaatataactgtttattaggggtgtaatggtacacaaaAATGACGGTTTGGTAACGTTACCTCGGTTTGGTATGTTTTCAGTACAGCAGAAACCATGAAACCATGCTTAACTAAAATTATGGCTCggtctttaaatataaaatatgtcatTACTGTtgcaaccactgatctatatatgactagtatatatatgttctatattatagatcagtggttgcaACCCATTTACAACAACAGCATTTACAACAGAAATCACGTTACAGTTTATGGTGCTCTTGTAAATGGATGAAGAGATTAAAAGTGCTTTCTCTTTGGGTTGCAAAATATTTGAGCTAAAAGTCTATTTTACTCAGAAGAATGCTCTTTggttagaaaatattattattatttttttctatacaatTTCCTCATCATAGACACCTTCTGAACTTTCAGGTAGATGTTGTGAGCACGCTACAGATTCCTTTACCCTCCCTGCTCTGCTTTCCAGACGTGCTGAAGGTTTAAACTTCTGATGTTCTGAAGCAGAAAGCGAGGTAATTTCTTCTGGCTGCGTTATTGCTTGAATATTTAATCGTTTCCTGCCTCTCGCACCCCCCACACCCCCCTCCAAATCACTCAGTCTATAATGACACCTCTCACGCCAACCCCCTGGCTGCCTTTCCTCTCTGATTGCTACAGTAACGCTTGCAGATGCCTGCTCCTGTTGCCATGACACCCGGGTTTTTTTTCCCAAAGGTGCACCTCTGATCATTGAAGGAAATATTcatgtgcgtgtctgtgtgtatgtatgtggacTGTGTGGTATACCTTCGATTTGCAGCGGTATATGCGTGATTATGGGTGTGCCTGTGCATTTTAACCGCTTTGAGTGCACCCTGGTCTGTTCTGTTCTATAGTTTGTTATTGATACAATGCTTTCATAACAGCGTTTAACACCCCTCAACACCTGTGTGGTCCTGTGTGATATTTCACAGCAGCGCGTCCAGTATGAATGCTAATCATGGCTCTGATGGCGTTGGGAACTAGAGCCCACTGGCAGTTCACAGTGGAATTTCAAACACTAATTCACACTTACAATTTGCGTATGTGTTGTTGTACATAAATCATCTGTGGAAAGGGGAAATGTGgtatgtgtgagcatgtgtgtgtgtgtgtgtgtttgtgtgtctgtttggaTACCAGAATGTCAAttataacaaatgtattattaaatttacattagatttacatttatacatttatccatttatccgttttttttttttaggatgaagtcaGATAGTGACGGAAGAGGTGAGTTTTTAGCTGTCGCTTGTTAGTAAAACAATGTAAAGCAAGTGCATAAATAAGCTCCTGCTTCATGCAGAACTGACCTTTCCGTTTTGAGCTTTTACAGAAACAGGAGCATTAAATGCTGTTATAGTCTATTTATCCTGAGTAGCctttatacaaaaacataaattgaaGCTAATGAATTAAAAGTGTTGCGGGTAAGCAAAGCAGTATTTGTAAAAAGTAATTTGGGTTGCAATAACGAATGGTAAAAGGCTTTCTGtgatactcgattctgattggtcaatcacttTTTGCTGTCATTAAAAAGGGTagcactttagtatagggaccagttctcactagttgcttattagcatgcatattaataaaatattgtctgtttagtagtacttataaagcacatattctgcatcaCCATATACTAGGCTacatctcagttctgattggtcaaccacAGGTCtgccatttaataattttactaatgACCACTAAATGGATGTTGCTCAAAGCAAAAGGTAGTTTCATGTCTCTTGTATTTACTACAAACTCTTTTTTCTCACATAGTTatcaaaaaagtaattttaattaattaattaacatttttaattaattaatttttttaatgtacattaattaatttaatgtaccTTATTAACACAATCAACAATTATTAATTCAGGCTAACAATTTCCTATGATGCCTATGATTccatgattaataaaaaatctatctctttctctctgtatgtgttttaGCACAGAAAGTGTATTCTACCTAAGTCCATCATATTTCTGCTAATAAAAGTAATCTCAGGTGACTTTTTGTCTAGTCTCCAAAGTATCTCCAAACTATCTTTATTCTCTCAACCCCATTTATCATTCTAACTTTTAGTTCTCACCCCACTGTTCTAATTTGAAGTATGTCCCCCTAACTTTAAACCTCATCTTAATTCTGATAAGGTTCACCGTACTGAGATTTGCACCGATGCATAATTCATGTCTCCCACTGTCCTTCTTAATGTTGTGTCAGTCTTTTCATCATATTGTGGAAATGACTCTTCCAATTTTAGGGAGATGTTCTCATGCATTCAACAGCAGCGACAGGCTCTCTAGACATCAGACTAAATTATGCCGTTTGCTGTTGATTCATCACTGACAAAAGGCATTTTAAGTGCTATAAAGAAAGGATTCAATTGGTGATCCAACTACATTTCATTTCCTTCAGATGGAAAATCTTGGTGATTTGAAAAGCAGCTCTTCAAACAGAGAACCATTTCCATACAAGTGTAGCTGCCTcagactgtgtatgtgtgtgtgtgtgtgtgtgtgtgtgtgtaccagcaGCTTGTCTGTGGCTCACTCATGTTTCAAACTTATCAATTGTAACCAGTTTCCATAGCAACATCTCTCAAGAggtgaagagagagggagagaaagagcagAAAGAGAAATAGACTTTGGCAATGGAATGTGTGTGATTACATGCATGTTTCTGCATACGCTGCACATAAACTACCCTCTGCTGCTCTTTGATAAAATTCATGTTTCAAAACAGCAATTTGGGGGTTTTGCtgcaatttttatattatttatttattactctgTTCTATTTTCCTGTTCCATTTTCATACCAAATTGCTTTTCAAAGCTTTGGCAAATGTTTCAGCTGTGCGGCCATGGACAGAAAACCTATTTTGGACAGgctttttggttttgattttcagcaagcgagagagagagacaacctaacataaaatgcatttcattctttttgtgtttccatggcaaccaaaCTGCCTTAGCCTCTTATTGACTCCAGTGCACTCACACTTTTTCTGTCTCTCCCTTTCATTATCACTCTTTCACATTTACTTTTGCTTGAGACTTGCAAGAATGTGCTCAGATTCTTTATAAACATTCTCTATCTCTTGGCCTTCAtcatttgccttgatctttttttcttcttatcaCAGTTTCATCCCTTTTCAATTTACTTATTTCTTTTTTGATGGAATTCAATATCCTCCTTTTGcaaaccagcttttttttttttttttttttaaataaaaataccctctctcatttcaacatttataaagACTGCAACATGTTGATCAAGTTATACCACTCTGAactttgggattggtaagattttaaaatgtttttgaaagaaatcgcttatgctcaccaaggccgcatttatttgacaacaatattgtgaaatattataatagtcAGCATTTGacgtggatcaaaacctttcatcaaagttgtcttaaaacctaaaacaaaaatgtgttcttGTATTAGAACAACTTTAGTGAaattttttgatccacttcaaatgttgactactgtatttaaatgtaatttttattgtaatatatttgaaactttttttcctgtgatggttatggtaaagatgaattttcatcagccattactccagtcttcagtgtcacgtgatcctttagaaatcattctaatatgctgattttctgctaaagaaacttttcttattattatcaatgttgaaaacattagtgctgcttaatatttttgcaaaatctTACAAacagtctttactgttacttttgatcaatttattgcttccttgctgaataaaagactAATCAATTCCAAGGTTAATTCTAATCCCAAAATGCAAATCaacaaactgacttttttttcttttcttttttttggcaacatatttttattagaaCATGTGTAATTGCTTTTGGAGTATATAAGATATTTGGTTGTATTCAACTGAATACAGACCATAAAGTTAGCAAAGGTGCTGTAGCGTACATTAATGAATCATGTATAAAAGACATAATCATGCAGGTATTCTTAAATGTAGATACTGCATGTGAACTAATATTAATCACAAAAAGACATTCAGTGATGACGTCTATAATGAAGACCCAGTCAGCTGTCTCTCGGCCCACATTCCTGTGCTATTAGCGATTGTCCAggatatatattcacatttttgaGGGTACATCAAGTCAAAGCCAAGATGGAAAGAAGACCCGGGAGTTAGAACCAGATAGGCAGTGTTGCCAAAAAGCACTCAGACATTGTCGTTATTAAATTGCTtgcttttaagttaaaaatgaagCCGTTCTAGCTAGTGAAGCGGCTCATGAGAGATACGTTCGGCCACTCTATTCATCTACAAAGCCAGAACTACACACAGCTAGGGTAAATAATCATTAATCGACTTTTTTAGCAGACTGATGGACACAGCACAACACAGGAACTCCAGGTGAGGCAAATCGAGAGGCCTTGTGATACACGGAACAGAGTGGCATTAAATGTCGGCTTTAGTCTAACAACACAGAAGATTGCCTGAAAAGTTTGTATGTTGTCCAAAGCATCATCGTCGAACGTTTCCGACACCAGTGTCTCCATCATCTGCATCACGGTCTGCTGTGTCCGGCTGTCTCACGCACATCAGCCCACTCAACGCAAATTAATCTTCCTCTGTTGTTTGCTACAGTTCATCTGTTGGCATTCCAAAagtgcttttatgatttgtcaCAGTCTATCGAGTATTTGAACTCCGGCAGAGGTTGGGGTCGGATCTCTCTTCCCTCCAGCACGGCCTGTCCTGCACGCCTGTCTCAATTAAGAGTCTGCCGTTCTACTTGACCGCTCGTCCTCACCGCAGCCCATGATGGATGAATCTGGAACATGGGGTGTCAATCCTCATCTGGATGTTGCTCAAACAGTTTCCCCGGTTTGTGATACTTATCTCATTGGTTGATTTGCTTTGAAATGTCTTTGTATACGTCACCATCAGATTTGACGTAAAAATGTGCGGTTGTTTAAGGACACTAATAGAACTACCCTGGCCATATATTCAgaatttaatcaattattatatcgTACCTCTACATACAGGGTACATTTATCTACCACAAATACTGAAATAGCAAATACTTAGCAGTTATTAAATACTTGACAGTTATCTGAAGATAAAGACGTTGCGACAAAGTCCACGGTCTATTGATTTAAAATTGAAGGTAACACATTCTGTAATGGCCTCAGTAGCACTTTACATGTCTCTTCGTAGACATTAAGAACCATTTGTTGCTATGAGCAGCGgaaattttcagcagcccttGAGAAATTCAATGGTGTTACAAAACATCCACACTGCCTGAGTCTTTTGTTCACcatatttctctctttctattGCACTCGTTTCTTTTGGTCCACATctccacttgttttttttttactgacagtAACTGAGGCAGCTTTACATTGACAGCTTTAAATGCCTCCTTGTCTTGAGCTTTTTCTACATCTGTCCATCGTCCATCCCCACCCAGGAGATCTGAGGAGGAGCTGAACAAGGTCTGTTGATGAGGGAGAGGGAAGCGCCATAGTTCGGtctttattctgtcatttttctcCTTCCTTTCACAATCATCCTGTCCTTCATTTGATCCCTTAGAAGCTGACCAAAGCATACACCATACTGCAAAAGAGATCGAGAGAAATTAATCAAGATAGATATacttacttaatatcttaattaaGAAAAGACATTCTGGGACAAAGTCAGTGTTCAGTGTCTTGTGATCCCTcagaaatacttttaatattcagattttgtgctcaagaaacgtttcttattgttataaatgaaaacagctgtgttgatttatttcttattttacatttcttttgtcCAGTTTGAGAAGTCCATTGTTCCTCTCAGTTGATGAAGTAGGTAATAGTAATACCATCAATAAAATCCAAACATAAGATCTCATAACATAGGATATCTAAATGGGTAGATGATATATGAATGAGGAGGGTTTACCTGTACAAATAGTAGAAAAAGGACAGAAGGTAGAAACCTAGCTTGCACCAGGACTCTTTTTGGCAGTAATTCAGAATGTCTGCATTCATCACACTCACTGGATCATACATAACCTCAGACCCATCTGCAGGACGGTGGAAAAACCTGAGGGAGATAAAAAGTGAGGGGGGATTGCAACAGGGACCCATTTTGAAATTTCAATTAAGTAGATGTAAGTCAGGGACAGTTTGTACCTCCAGAGGTGATAGAGGAGCAGGGGGATGTTAAGGCCCAGAGTCACCCACTCCCCTGCACACATGAACATCAGACAGAACAGCCCGTGGATGGAATACTCTGGAACcaccagctgaaaaaaaaaaaagtttcaagtaCTTGTTATGTTTATAAGCATGAATTCACATATTCAACATCTTTTACACATTCAGTTCTGACTCTTTATGTGCGTGTGCAAGATATGAGTGTGCCTCCAAGAACAgagcaagaaaagaaaagggggaaGAGAAATTAAAAGAGATACAGTGATGCCACTTTCAAGAAGACCAGAAGTAGACTATTTTGTGGTTGTTTGGGGGATACAGAATGTTAACACAAGGGTTTCCAATCAACCCCCTAGGGCTCTGAATATACTCTTGAGTATAATTAAAGTATGGATGCATGATATActaggtttggggtcagtaagattcaATATTTAAACAAGTCTCTTACTctcatcagggctgcatttatttgaccaaaatacagtaatattatacaCTCACTGGcaactttattaggtacaccttgctagtaccgggttggacccccttttgccttcagaactgccttaattcttcatggcatagattcaacaaggtgttgg is a genomic window of Cyprinus carpio isolate SPL01 chromosome B10, ASM1834038v1, whole genome shotgun sequence containing:
- the cnih2 gene encoding protein cornichon homolog 2 isoform X2: MAFTFAAFCYMLTLVLCAALIFFVIWQIIAFDELRTDFKNPIDQSNPTRARERILNIERICNLLRRLVVPEYSIHGLFCLMFMCAGEWVTLGLNIPLLLYHLWRFFHRPADGSEVMYDPVSVMNADILNYCQKESWCKLGFYLLSFFYYLYSMVYALVSF
- the cnih2 gene encoding protein cornichon homolog 2 isoform X3 → MAFTFAAFCYMLTLVLCAALIFFVIWQIIAFDELRTDFKNPIDQSNPTRARERILNIERICNLLRRLVVPEYSIHGLFCLMFMCAGEWVTLGLNIPLLLYHLWRFFHRPADGSEVMYDPVSVMNADILNYCQKESWCKLGFYLLSFFYYLYR